One window of the Anaeromyxobacter dehalogenans 2CP-C genome contains the following:
- a CDS encoding RNA polymerase sigma factor, which yields MTVQASSVRGVPARAPSDSDVVARVLEGDVALFEVLMRRHNPRLYRAIRSVLRNEAEVEDAMQQAYLQAYAHLGDFQGHAAFSTWLVRIGVNEALMRLRGRERLVPLLDEREDGGIGREEERVADPSPEDAAAAREARVLLEQAVDRLPLHLRTVYVLREIEQLSTAEVAAALDLGEEAVKVRLHRARLALRGLIAERVGQGAPEAFGFLAPRCDRVVAAVLAAIAARS from the coding sequence ATGACCGTGCAGGCGAGCAGCGTGCGCGGGGTGCCCGCGCGGGCTCCCTCGGATTCGGACGTGGTGGCGCGGGTCCTCGAGGGGGACGTCGCGCTGTTCGAGGTGCTCATGCGGAGGCACAACCCGCGGCTGTATCGCGCCATCCGCTCGGTGCTCCGCAACGAGGCCGAGGTGGAGGACGCGATGCAGCAGGCGTACCTCCAGGCGTACGCGCACCTGGGCGACTTCCAGGGGCACGCGGCGTTCTCCACCTGGCTGGTGCGCATCGGCGTGAACGAGGCGCTCATGCGCCTGCGCGGGCGCGAGCGGCTGGTGCCGCTCCTGGACGAGCGGGAAGACGGCGGCATCGGACGGGAGGAAGAGCGCGTGGCGGATCCCAGCCCAGAGGACGCGGCGGCGGCGCGGGAGGCGAGGGTGCTGCTCGAGCAGGCGGTGGACCGGTTGCCCCTGCACCTGCGGACCGTGTACGTGCTCCGCGAGATCGAGCAGCTCTCGACGGCCGAGGTGGCCGCGGCGCTCGACCTGGGCGAGGAGGCGGTGAAGGTCCGCCTCCACCGCGCCCGCCTCGCGCTGCGCGGCCTCATCGCCGAGCGCGTCGGCCAGGGCGCGCCGGAGGCGTTCGGGTTCCTCGCGCCGCGCTGCGATCGCGTGGTCGCCGCGGTGCTCGCGGCGATCGCCGCGCGGTCCTGA
- a CDS encoding plastocyanin/azurin family copper-binding protein has translation MGHGRIWWMGAAAAIAGAACGGSDNGGDSGASTRPTAAGYYIEISGMKFSPLDLKVPAGATVTVINDDSMAHSVTSEATPGAYTPGGVDGVTFDTHAFNGVRTFTIPAAAAQGTVIPYYCSTHLGGMVTPNGSITIDPAAQPGPPPPPPGGGGGGGGGGGGGGGGY, from the coding sequence ATGGGACACGGCAGGATCTGGTGGATGGGCGCGGCGGCGGCGATCGCGGGCGCCGCCTGCGGGGGCTCGGACAACGGCGGGGACAGCGGCGCGAGCACGCGCCCGACGGCGGCCGGCTACTACATCGAGATCTCGGGGATGAAGTTCTCGCCCCTCGACCTGAAGGTGCCGGCGGGCGCGACGGTCACCGTCATCAACGACGACTCGATGGCGCACTCGGTGACCAGCGAGGCGACCCCGGGCGCCTACACGCCGGGCGGGGTGGACGGCGTCACCTTCGACACGCACGCCTTCAACGGCGTCCGGACCTTCACGATCCCAGCGGCGGCCGCGCAGGGCACGGTGATCCCGTACTACTGCTCCACGCACCTCGGCGGCATGGTCACGCCGAACGGCAGCATCACGATCGACCCGGCCGCCCAGCCGGGTCCGCCACCCCCGCCGCCGGGCGGTGGCGGCGGCGGCGGTGGCGGTGGGGGCGGCGGAGGCGGCGGCTACTAG
- a CDS encoding acyl-CoA carboxylase subunit beta, producing the protein MTTKAIKPTLTNPLDPPEKVEFNIPGEIARATGGYEEAMQEGWELIQRPIRSVPVDQIEKQHIKKRMTVWERIRVLSDKEPMVLYQNWGKNLDGASLVTAILNIGGRDVAVYGHDFTVRAGSMDATNGSKLARLFRMAGEKGIPLIGMNDSAGAYVPAGVGGLDGYAEAFTALRRISGVVPSIMCMFGFNAGGGSYLPRQGSFVIQPADTFFGLTGPGVVKSVLGEEISPEDLGGPKVHGASGVADLTVIDELAALRQAVRLLNYVPDNNRTMAPFQQTSDPLDRKTWEINTLLKKAFNSPTGFNTPFDVSIIIQQVCDYGDFFEIQPDRAREVVTAFGRLGGHVVGFVANNSAIGSGQIDCDTALKIARFVRFCNIYNIPIIFMEDTTGFLPGREQEARGIVQAGRSMLDAIVDVRTPRILLILRNAFGGAYASYNNYPTGADVVLALPTTRLAVMGPAGKEFVYKDELRKMRGAAAERAKKGAQQRVAAGMEGEAARKDAEKEAAEWLKGEEAALGRRYEKELMNPKEGLALGSISSLVMPTDLRKVLGQNLHFLLRHYTPSPMSGPQREFH; encoded by the coding sequence GTGACCACGAAGGCGATCAAACCGACCCTGACGAACCCGCTCGATCCGCCCGAGAAGGTGGAGTTCAACATCCCCGGCGAGATCGCCAGGGCCACCGGCGGCTACGAGGAGGCGATGCAGGAGGGCTGGGAGCTCATCCAGCGTCCCATCCGCTCGGTCCCGGTCGACCAGATCGAGAAGCAGCACATCAAGAAGCGCATGACGGTGTGGGAGCGGATCCGCGTCCTCTCGGACAAGGAGCCGATGGTCCTGTACCAGAACTGGGGCAAGAACCTCGACGGCGCCTCGCTCGTCACCGCCATCCTCAACATCGGCGGCCGCGACGTCGCCGTGTACGGGCACGACTTCACCGTCCGCGCCGGCTCGATGGACGCGACCAACGGCTCGAAGCTGGCGCGCCTGTTCCGCATGGCGGGCGAGAAGGGCATCCCGCTCATCGGCATGAACGACTCGGCCGGCGCTTACGTGCCGGCGGGCGTCGGCGGCCTCGACGGCTACGCCGAGGCGTTCACCGCGCTCCGGCGGATCAGCGGCGTGGTCCCGTCGATCATGTGCATGTTCGGCTTCAACGCCGGCGGCGGCTCGTACCTCCCGCGCCAGGGCAGCTTCGTGATCCAGCCGGCCGACACGTTCTTCGGCCTCACCGGGCCGGGCGTGGTGAAGTCGGTGCTCGGCGAGGAGATCTCGCCGGAGGACCTGGGCGGCCCCAAGGTGCACGGCGCCTCGGGCGTGGCCGACCTCACCGTCATCGACGAGCTCGCCGCGCTCCGCCAGGCGGTGCGCCTGCTCAACTACGTCCCGGACAACAACCGGACGATGGCGCCGTTCCAGCAGACCAGCGACCCGCTCGACCGCAAGACCTGGGAGATCAACACGCTGCTGAAGAAGGCGTTCAACTCGCCGACCGGCTTCAACACGCCGTTCGACGTGTCGATCATCATCCAGCAGGTCTGCGACTACGGCGACTTCTTCGAGATCCAGCCCGACCGCGCCCGCGAGGTGGTCACGGCGTTCGGCCGCCTGGGCGGGCACGTGGTCGGCTTCGTCGCGAACAACAGCGCGATCGGCTCCGGCCAGATCGACTGCGACACCGCGCTGAAGATCGCCAGGTTCGTGCGCTTCTGCAACATCTACAACATCCCCATCATCTTCATGGAGGACACCACCGGCTTCCTCCCCGGGCGCGAGCAGGAGGCGCGCGGGATCGTGCAGGCCGGCCGCTCCATGCTCGACGCGATCGTGGACGTCCGCACGCCGCGCATCCTGCTCATCCTGCGCAACGCGTTCGGCGGCGCCTACGCCTCGTACAACAACTACCCGACCGGCGCCGACGTGGTGCTGGCGCTCCCCACCACGCGGCTCGCGGTGATGGGGCCGGCCGGCAAGGAGTTCGTCTACAAGGACGAGCTCCGCAAGATGCGCGGCGCCGCGGCGGAGCGCGCCAAGAAGGGCGCGCAGCAGCGCGTGGCCGCCGGGATGGAGGGCGAGGCCGCCCGCAAGGACGCCGAGAAGGAGGCGGCCGAGTGGCTCAAGGGCGAGGAGGCCGCGCTCGGGCGCCGCTACGAGAAGGAGCTCATGAACCCGAAGGAAGGCCTGGCGCTCGGGTCCATCTCCTCGCTGGTGATGCCGACCGACCTCCGCAAGGTGCTCGGCCAGAACCTCCACTTCCTGCTCCGCCACTACACGCCGTCGCCGATGAGCGGCCCGCAGCGCGAGTTCCACTAG
- a CDS encoding cation-translocating P-type ATPase, whose product MANVPEWHALPAADALARLGSGPAGLDPAEAARRLAEHGPNELARARRAPALALLAAQLENVLAVILMVAIALSLSLGHDLEAATIGAILVFTVVLGFVQEHRAENALAALRRMAAPLATVIRGGAERKVPAREVVAGDLLVVHAGDRIPADARVVEAVNLQADEAALTGESVPVTKTSGPLPAGPVAIGDRTDMLFGGTAATYGRGRAVVVATGAGTELGAIARMLAEVKPARTPLQVELDRVGKQLARAAVVVVVLLAGLGLLRGQPFLEMVVFAIALAVAVVPEALPAVVTIALALGVQRLARRNALVRRLAAAETLGSTTVICSDKTGTLTRDEMTVRALHVDGRTLEVTGSGFRVEGGFRCDGAPVDSPPALLALLGGAVLASDASVERTPSGDLTVSGDPTEAALVVAALKAGLDRAELDARAPRVGEIPFTSESKRMTTLHRTARGPVAFAKGAPEVIVPACSRVASGDGERPLDEAGRAALLEVVRGMAERALRVLAVARGSGASLAEADRDLTLLGLVAMIDPPRPEAGAALERCAAAGIRVVMITGDHPVTARAIAAELGLLRTGTVVTGAELARLGDAELAARVEDIEVYARVSPADKLRIVTALQARGEVVAMTGDGVNDAPALKKADIGVAMGITGTDVTREAAAMTLTDDNFASIVGAVEEGRGIFANVKKYLMYLLSSNVGEIGLMAAATLLGLPLPLTAVQILYVNLATDGLPALALAVDPPERDLMRLPPRDPRQGIFTRPVVALIATGGAWSTLVNLGLFAWARASGRSDAEAMTMCFMSLVLVQFAKAFAFRSERHSVLRRPFANRWLDLAVAWELALLLLVVYLPPLRAAFGTYALPAADWLLVTGAALTVLPVLELAKLAVRRAAPSA is encoded by the coding sequence ATGGCGAACGTCCCGGAGTGGCATGCGCTCCCCGCCGCCGACGCGCTCGCGCGGCTCGGCTCCGGACCGGCCGGCCTCGATCCCGCCGAGGCGGCGCGCCGCCTGGCCGAGCACGGGCCCAACGAGCTCGCCCGCGCGCGCCGCGCCCCGGCGCTCGCGCTGCTCGCGGCCCAGCTCGAGAACGTGCTGGCCGTGATCCTGATGGTCGCGATCGCGCTCTCGCTCTCCCTCGGCCACGACCTCGAGGCCGCCACCATCGGGGCGATCCTGGTGTTCACGGTGGTGCTCGGCTTCGTGCAGGAGCACCGGGCCGAGAACGCGCTCGCGGCGCTCCGCCGGATGGCCGCGCCGCTCGCCACGGTCATCCGCGGCGGCGCGGAGCGGAAGGTCCCGGCGCGCGAGGTGGTGGCGGGGGACCTCCTCGTCGTCCACGCCGGCGACCGGATCCCCGCCGACGCGCGGGTGGTCGAGGCCGTCAACCTCCAGGCGGACGAGGCGGCGCTCACCGGCGAGTCGGTGCCGGTGACGAAGACCTCCGGGCCGCTGCCGGCGGGCCCGGTCGCCATCGGAGATCGCACCGACATGCTGTTCGGCGGCACGGCCGCCACGTACGGGCGCGGCCGCGCGGTGGTGGTGGCCACCGGCGCCGGCACCGAGCTGGGCGCGATCGCCCGCATGCTGGCCGAGGTGAAGCCGGCGCGCACCCCGCTGCAGGTCGAGCTGGATCGGGTGGGCAAGCAGCTCGCGCGGGCGGCCGTGGTGGTGGTGGTGCTGCTCGCCGGCCTGGGGCTCCTGCGCGGCCAGCCGTTCCTGGAGATGGTGGTGTTCGCCATCGCGCTGGCGGTGGCGGTGGTGCCGGAGGCGCTGCCGGCGGTGGTCACGATCGCGCTCGCGCTGGGCGTGCAGCGGCTGGCGCGACGGAACGCGCTGGTGCGCCGGCTGGCGGCGGCGGAGACGCTCGGCTCCACCACGGTCATCTGCTCGGACAAGACCGGCACGCTCACCCGCGACGAGATGACCGTCCGCGCGCTGCACGTGGACGGGCGCACCCTGGAGGTGACCGGCTCCGGCTTCCGCGTCGAAGGCGGCTTCCGCTGCGACGGCGCGCCGGTGGACTCGCCGCCCGCCCTCCTGGCGCTGCTCGGGGGCGCGGTGCTCGCCTCGGACGCCAGCGTGGAGCGCACGCCCTCCGGCGACCTGACCGTCTCCGGCGATCCCACCGAGGCGGCGCTGGTGGTCGCGGCCCTGAAGGCCGGCCTCGACCGCGCCGAGCTGGACGCGCGCGCGCCGCGCGTCGGCGAGATCCCGTTCACCTCCGAGAGCAAGCGGATGACCACCCTGCACCGCACCGCGCGCGGGCCTGTGGCGTTCGCGAAGGGCGCGCCGGAGGTGATCGTGCCGGCCTGCAGCCGGGTGGCGAGCGGCGACGGGGAGCGGCCGCTCGACGAGGCCGGCCGCGCCGCGCTGCTCGAGGTCGTCCGCGGCATGGCGGAGCGGGCGCTGCGCGTGCTCGCGGTGGCGCGCGGGTCCGGCGCCTCCCTCGCCGAGGCCGACCGGGACCTGACGCTGCTCGGGCTGGTGGCCATGATCGACCCGCCGCGCCCGGAGGCCGGCGCCGCCCTGGAGCGCTGCGCCGCGGCCGGCATCCGGGTCGTGATGATCACCGGCGATCACCCGGTCACCGCCCGGGCCATCGCGGCCGAGCTGGGGCTGCTCCGCACCGGGACCGTGGTGACCGGGGCGGAGCTGGCGCGCCTCGGCGACGCGGAGCTGGCCGCGCGGGTGGAGGACATCGAGGTCTACGCGCGCGTCTCGCCCGCCGACAAGCTGCGCATCGTCACCGCGCTCCAGGCGCGCGGCGAGGTGGTGGCGATGACCGGCGACGGCGTGAACGACGCCCCGGCGCTCAAGAAGGCCGACATCGGCGTGGCCATGGGCATCACCGGCACGGACGTCACCCGCGAGGCGGCGGCGATGACGCTCACCGACGACAACTTCGCGTCCATCGTCGGCGCGGTGGAGGAGGGCCGCGGCATCTTCGCGAACGTGAAGAAGTACCTCATGTACCTGCTCTCCTCGAACGTGGGCGAGATCGGGCTCATGGCCGCCGCCACCCTGCTCGGCCTGCCGCTGCCGCTGACGGCGGTGCAGATCCTCTACGTGAACCTGGCCACGGACGGGCTGCCGGCGCTGGCGCTGGCGGTGGATCCCCCGGAGCGCGACCTGATGCGCCTGCCGCCGCGGGATCCGCGCCAGGGGATCTTCACGCGGCCGGTGGTGGCGCTCATCGCGACCGGCGGCGCCTGGTCCACGCTCGTCAACCTGGGCCTGTTCGCCTGGGCGCGCGCCTCCGGCCGCAGCGACGCCGAGGCCATGACCATGTGCTTCATGTCGCTCGTGCTGGTGCAGTTCGCGAAGGCGTTCGCGTTCCGCTCCGAGCGTCACTCCGTGCTGCGCCGGCCGTTCGCGAACCGCTGGCTCGACCTCGCCGTCGCCTGGGAGCTGGCGCTGCTGCTCCTGGTCGTCTACCTGCCGCCGCTGCGGGCCGCGTTCGGCACGTACGCGCTCCCTGCGGCGGACTGGCTGCTGGTGACGGGCGCGGCCCTCACGGTGCTGCCCGTGCTGGAGCTCGCGAAGCTCGCCGTCCGCCGCGCCGCCCCGTCCGCGTGA
- a CDS encoding lactate racemase domain-containing protein: MSAPASAPVLLGYGTRPLPFPAGVPARVLAAPPAPAVADLPAALDAALAHPEGARPLPEVAGPRTRVLVIVSDASRDEPRAELFAAVRRALAVVPDDHLTLAVANGTHGPGPLEALGLPDDVLRRHRVVNHDARDEASMVEMGRTSRGTRLRVNRCVAESDLVVTTGRVKPHYFAGWGGGAKGIFPGLGHDDDIRQNHKLKADPASSLGRADGNPCREDLEEAVRRLGRDTYMLNVVEAGGVVMGAVAGDVLYAHRAGVRMARPWCEVAAEPADVVVVSAPLPVSGSLYQASKLVPPAGMLLREGGVVVVCAECPGGVGPLRTVNEGIFQLGVRRFLPERYTLLLVSGMPEATVRETYAAFAPSLEAALASAREIVGKPEPDVLVLPDAGDLVPRRR, encoded by the coding sequence ATGAGCGCGCCCGCGTCCGCCCCCGTCCTGCTCGGCTACGGCACCCGCCCGCTCCCGTTCCCGGCCGGCGTGCCGGCGCGCGTGCTCGCCGCCCCGCCCGCGCCGGCGGTGGCCGACCTGCCCGCCGCGCTGGACGCGGCGCTCGCGCACCCCGAGGGCGCCCGTCCGCTGCCGGAGGTGGCCGGCCCGCGCACGCGGGTGCTGGTGATCGTGAGCGACGCCTCGCGCGACGAGCCGCGCGCCGAGCTGTTCGCGGCGGTCCGGCGTGCGCTCGCGGTGGTCCCCGACGACCACCTCACGCTCGCGGTCGCGAACGGCACGCACGGGCCCGGGCCGCTCGAGGCGCTCGGGCTGCCGGACGACGTGCTCCGGCGCCACCGCGTGGTGAACCACGACGCGCGCGACGAGGCCTCCATGGTGGAGATGGGCCGGACCAGCCGCGGCACGCGCCTGCGGGTGAACCGGTGCGTGGCGGAGAGCGACCTCGTCGTCACCACCGGCCGGGTGAAGCCGCACTACTTCGCCGGCTGGGGCGGCGGCGCCAAGGGGATCTTCCCCGGGCTCGGCCACGACGACGACATCCGGCAGAACCACAAGCTCAAGGCCGACCCCGCCTCCAGCCTGGGCCGGGCCGACGGCAACCCGTGCCGCGAGGACCTGGAGGAGGCGGTCCGGCGGCTCGGGCGCGACACGTACATGCTGAACGTGGTGGAGGCGGGCGGGGTGGTGATGGGGGCGGTGGCGGGCGACGTGCTCTACGCGCACCGCGCCGGCGTGCGCATGGCGCGGCCCTGGTGCGAGGTCGCCGCCGAGCCGGCCGACGTGGTGGTGGTCTCGGCGCCGCTGCCGGTCTCCGGCAGCCTCTACCAGGCCTCGAAGCTGGTCCCGCCGGCGGGGATGCTGCTGCGGGAGGGCGGCGTGGTCGTCGTCTGCGCCGAGTGCCCCGGCGGCGTGGGGCCGCTCCGGACCGTCAACGAGGGCATCTTCCAGCTGGGCGTCCGGCGCTTCCTGCCGGAGCGGTACACGCTGCTCCTCGTCTCGGGCATGCCCGAGGCCACCGTGCGCGAGACCTACGCGGCGTTCGCGCCCTCGCTCGAGGCGGCGCTGGCGAGCGCGCGGGAGATCGTCGGCAAGCCCGAGCCGGACGTCCTCGTCCTTCCGGACGCCGGCGACCTCGTCCCGCGGCGGCGCTGA
- a CDS encoding biotin/lipoyl-containing protein, translated as MASNVDHYRNNPLIHRDRRLGSSPSAWVSSFACEDLKPLIVCRGPIRKEAMDVFAEMGMTHVGILLSEKDSIVYANALAPELRQIADHARVHRVPDYTGATKEERVERMNQIVQIALDNGYDAVFAGYGFMAEDEEFVATIERAGLKFIGPNSTTQARAGKKDEAKRTALEVKVSVTPGVNDVAARTLLAKHGTRKQLLALVEAEGLACDAKVLADAKVELPALAEHVLQASYAKGIDLFTIDELGAQVQVEVAEMFRKYPRSRVRLKAIGGGGGKGQRILGASLLTAKDPDEKAVAAAAAEAPAMVREVLAEVKATGVGDNKNVLIELNIEQTRHNEIQLLGNGEWCVSLGGRDCSLQMHEQKLLEVSVTQEALAATIERAKKNGKPVRAKALEVDLEILKRMEDDAARFGQAVGLDSASTFECIVDRDRYYFMEVNTRIQVEHRVSELCYSLEFANPDDPSDTFVVESLVEAMALLARHKQRLPKPRRIPRFGAAVEARLNATDASLSPHAGGVIRYWSKPIEGEIRDDQGISMPNPDTRMFMRYKVAGAYDSNIALLLTKGDRRLESYKHLARVLARMELRGTTLATNMEFHYGLVNWFLGQSVNAKPTTRFVVPYLTLVGMLKDEANKLDTAYAFGEMKKHYAKLMATENPGDAAAQKAMVEVLDRKVTLLTRVIDRFLDDPHLFAGWLSMNRRHYRIENGKLLWIRNPLGVLNDAYAYLNMAFHPRRPAAQVMWEHDHELLTKSLRFYVALRERFGLKREEYYKLNEILQKEEPQDGFDAETWTKIRSAHLGYEAGNELLGLLFMVAESVRFFDFKVEDDLEVTIPEHLHDPELQARMKKVLCPPPATKADELVAPFGGMFYRQEAPGRPPFVEEGQHFDKGQPLYIIEVMKMFNTVRAPFSGTIEKVLMQGADGTVVQKGQPLFKITPDEKFVPVDPKAVERERRTRTQKHLEGVLMTFAEKFTTVEPVRFEEPEEEVAWAGVEAV; from the coding sequence ATGGCTTCCAACGTCGACCACTACCGGAACAACCCGCTCATCCACCGCGACCGCCGCCTGGGGAGCTCCCCCTCGGCGTGGGTGAGCTCCTTCGCGTGCGAGGACCTGAAGCCGCTCATCGTGTGCCGCGGCCCGATCCGCAAGGAGGCGATGGACGTCTTCGCCGAGATGGGCATGACGCACGTCGGGATCCTGCTCTCCGAGAAGGACTCGATCGTCTACGCGAACGCGCTCGCCCCCGAGCTGCGCCAGATCGCGGACCACGCGCGCGTCCACCGCGTGCCGGACTACACCGGCGCGACCAAGGAGGAGCGCGTCGAGCGGATGAACCAGATCGTCCAGATCGCGCTCGACAACGGCTACGACGCCGTCTTCGCCGGCTACGGCTTCATGGCGGAGGACGAGGAGTTCGTCGCCACCATCGAGCGGGCCGGCCTGAAGTTCATCGGCCCGAACTCGACCACCCAGGCGCGCGCCGGCAAGAAGGACGAGGCGAAGCGCACCGCGCTGGAGGTGAAGGTCAGCGTCACGCCCGGCGTGAACGACGTGGCGGCGCGCACGCTGCTCGCGAAGCACGGGACCCGCAAGCAGCTGCTCGCGCTGGTGGAGGCGGAGGGCCTCGCCTGCGATGCGAAGGTGCTGGCGGACGCGAAGGTGGAGCTCCCGGCGCTCGCCGAGCACGTGCTCCAGGCGTCCTACGCCAAGGGCATCGACCTCTTCACCATCGACGAGCTGGGCGCGCAGGTCCAGGTCGAGGTGGCGGAGATGTTCCGCAAGTACCCGCGCAGCCGCGTGCGCCTGAAGGCGATCGGCGGCGGCGGCGGCAAGGGCCAGCGCATCCTGGGGGCCTCGCTGCTCACCGCGAAGGACCCGGACGAGAAGGCCGTCGCGGCGGCCGCGGCCGAGGCGCCCGCCATGGTGCGCGAGGTGCTCGCCGAGGTGAAGGCGACCGGCGTCGGCGACAACAAGAACGTCCTCATCGAGCTCAACATCGAGCAGACGCGCCACAACGAGATCCAGCTCCTCGGCAACGGGGAGTGGTGCGTGTCGCTGGGCGGCCGCGACTGCTCGCTGCAGATGCACGAGCAGAAGCTGCTCGAGGTCTCGGTGACGCAGGAGGCGCTCGCCGCGACGATCGAGCGGGCGAAGAAGAACGGCAAGCCCGTCCGCGCCAAGGCCCTGGAGGTGGACCTCGAGATCCTGAAGCGGATGGAGGACGACGCCGCCCGCTTCGGCCAGGCGGTGGGGCTCGACTCCGCCTCGACGTTCGAGTGCATCGTCGATCGCGACCGCTACTACTTCATGGAGGTCAACACCCGCATACAGGTGGAGCACCGGGTGTCCGAGCTCTGCTACTCCCTCGAGTTCGCGAACCCCGACGATCCGTCCGACACGTTCGTGGTCGAGTCGCTGGTCGAGGCCATGGCGCTGCTGGCGCGCCACAAGCAGCGCCTGCCCAAGCCCCGCCGCATCCCGCGCTTCGGCGCGGCGGTAGAGGCGCGCCTCAACGCCACCGACGCCTCGCTCTCGCCGCACGCCGGCGGCGTGATCCGCTACTGGTCGAAGCCCATCGAGGGCGAGATCCGCGACGACCAGGGCATCAGCATGCCGAACCCCGACACGCGCATGTTCATGCGCTACAAGGTGGCCGGCGCGTACGACTCCAACATCGCGCTGCTGCTCACCAAGGGCGACCGGCGGCTGGAGAGCTACAAGCACCTGGCGCGCGTGCTGGCGCGCATGGAGCTGCGCGGCACCACCCTCGCCACCAACATGGAGTTCCACTACGGCCTGGTGAACTGGTTCCTGGGCCAGAGCGTGAACGCCAAGCCCACCACCCGGTTCGTGGTGCCCTACCTCACGCTGGTCGGGATGCTGAAGGACGAGGCGAACAAGCTCGACACGGCCTACGCCTTCGGCGAGATGAAGAAGCACTACGCCAAGCTGATGGCCACGGAGAACCCGGGCGACGCGGCGGCGCAGAAGGCCATGGTCGAGGTGCTCGATCGCAAGGTGACGCTGCTCACCCGCGTGATCGACCGCTTCCTCGACGACCCGCACCTGTTCGCCGGCTGGCTCAGCATGAACCGCCGCCACTACCGGATCGAGAACGGCAAGCTGCTCTGGATCCGGAACCCGCTGGGCGTGCTCAACGACGCCTACGCCTACCTCAACATGGCGTTCCACCCGCGGCGCCCCGCGGCGCAGGTCATGTGGGAGCACGACCACGAGCTGCTGACGAAGTCGCTGCGGTTCTACGTGGCGCTCCGCGAGCGCTTCGGCCTGAAGCGCGAGGAGTACTACAAGCTCAACGAGATCCTGCAGAAGGAGGAGCCGCAGGACGGCTTCGACGCCGAGACCTGGACGAAGATCCGCTCCGCCCACCTCGGCTACGAGGCCGGCAACGAGCTGCTCGGCCTGCTGTTCATGGTCGCGGAGTCGGTGCGCTTCTTCGACTTCAAGGTCGAGGACGACCTCGAGGTCACCATCCCCGAGCACTTGCACGATCCGGAGCTGCAGGCGCGCATGAAGAAGGTGCTGTGCCCGCCGCCGGCCACCAAGGCGGACGAGCTGGTGGCGCCGTTCGGCGGCATGTTCTACCGGCAGGAGGCGCCGGGCCGGCCGCCGTTCGTCGAGGAGGGCCAGCACTTCGACAAGGGGCAGCCCCTCTACATCATCGAGGTGATGAAGATGTTCAACACGGTGCGCGCGCCGTTCTCCGGGACCATCGAGAAGGTCCTGATGCAGGGCGCGGACGGCACCGTGGTGCAGAAGGGCCAGCCGCTCTTCAAGATCACGCCCGACGAGAAGTTCGTCCCCGTCGATCCGAAGGCGGTGGAGCGCGAGCGGCGCACGCGGACCCAGAAGCACCTCGAGGGCGTGCTGATGACGTTCGCCGAGAAGTTCACGACCGTCGAGCCCGTCCGCTTCGAGGAGCCGGAGGAGGAGGTGGCCTGGGCCGGGGTCGAGGCCGTCTAG
- a CDS encoding DoxX family protein, with protein MADREEIHGTAPAYWALRIALGVVPIVAGLDKFTNLLADWAGYLSPLAVRLLPVSPAAFMRAAGVIEVIVGIGILAGRARTFGWIAMAWLAAIALNLVASGAFLDVAARDAVMAVAAFALARLAAVHEPHRARRPAGAVEPQPTAAHAAPTRT; from the coding sequence ATGGCCGACAGGGAAGAGATCCACGGAACGGCTCCCGCGTACTGGGCGCTCCGCATCGCGCTCGGCGTGGTGCCGATCGTGGCGGGGCTGGACAAGTTCACCAACCTGCTCGCGGACTGGGCGGGGTACCTGAGCCCGCTGGCGGTGCGGCTGCTGCCGGTGAGCCCGGCCGCCTTCATGCGGGCGGCGGGGGTCATCGAGGTGATCGTGGGCATCGGGATCCTGGCCGGGCGGGCGCGCACGTTCGGCTGGATCGCCATGGCGTGGCTGGCCGCCATCGCGCTCAACCTCGTCGCGAGCGGCGCGTTCCTCGACGTGGCCGCTCGCGACGCGGTCATGGCGGTGGCCGCGTTCGCGCTGGCGCGGCTCGCGGCGGTCCACGAGCCGCACCGGGCCCGGCGGCCGGCGGGGGCGGTCGAGCCGCAGCCGACGGCGGCGCACGCGGCCCCGACCCGGACCTGA